The proteins below come from a single Parageobacillus thermoglucosidasius genomic window:
- a CDS encoding FAD-dependent oxidoreductase → MLKKVFEPIKIGNLQLKNRLVVPPMVTNYCNTDGTVTERYIAYHEARAKGGWGLIITEATAVDERGKGFHNMAGLWSDDQMESHSRLTERVHQHGGKIAVQLYHAGRQTGSHITGVQPVAPSPIKDPTMDETPRELTKEEIKEIIEKFGDAALRAKKAGYDAVEIHGGHGYLINQFLSPFSNKRTDEYGGTLMNRARFAVEIIENVRKKVGKHFPILFRISTVEFVEGGLTIEDTKVIARMLEQAGADAIHCSTGVYKTMMYVIQPAAVPHGFSVSFAAEIKKVVSIPVIAVGRINDPLIAESVLLSDKADLISMGRAALADPELPNKAKEGKLDEILPCIGCVQGCIGRLLKGLDICCLVNPSTGKEKEFAVEPAKEKKKVFVAGGGIAGMQSAIIAAKRGHEVHLYEKGDKLGGQWLLAAVPPSKTELNTLTIWLKAQLDKLGVHVHLKTELNENIIENENPDAVIIATGAKPFVPNIPGVNLPEVVLAQDVLAGKKDVGQSVVVVGGGLVGAETAAHLANHGKKVVIIEMQKEIVKDGEPAVKYFLLKDLQEHNVEIITSATVKEIKQGSITFEKDHVMKEIRDVDNVVIAVGSKPENTLADKLQGKVEKLITVGDALKVRKAIEAMEEGYRAGLAV, encoded by the coding sequence ATGTTGAAAAAAGTATTCGAACCGATCAAAATTGGAAATTTACAATTAAAAAATAGGTTAGTAGTGCCTCCAATGGTTACGAATTATTGCAATACAGACGGAACTGTTACAGAAAGGTATATTGCGTACCATGAAGCAAGAGCTAAAGGCGGCTGGGGGCTAATTATTACTGAAGCTACTGCAGTAGATGAGCGCGGTAAAGGATTTCACAACATGGCAGGACTTTGGTCTGATGATCAAATGGAAAGTCATTCAAGACTGACAGAAAGAGTCCATCAACATGGAGGGAAAATCGCAGTTCAATTATATCATGCCGGCAGACAGACAGGAAGCCATATAACGGGAGTACAGCCAGTAGCGCCTTCTCCAATAAAAGATCCTACAATGGATGAAACTCCACGTGAATTGACGAAAGAAGAAATTAAGGAAATAATAGAAAAATTCGGGGATGCGGCGCTAAGAGCGAAAAAAGCGGGGTACGATGCGGTAGAAATCCATGGGGGGCACGGTTATTTAATCAATCAATTTTTGTCACCGTTTTCTAATAAAAGAACAGATGAATACGGCGGAACGTTAATGAATAGAGCGCGTTTTGCCGTGGAAATTATAGAAAATGTTCGAAAAAAAGTTGGAAAGCATTTTCCGATTTTATTCAGAATATCTACGGTTGAATTTGTTGAGGGCGGTCTTACAATAGAAGATACAAAAGTCATCGCCAGAATGCTTGAACAAGCAGGAGCCGATGCGATCCATTGTTCCACAGGTGTATATAAAACCATGATGTATGTTATTCAGCCGGCTGCTGTGCCTCATGGTTTTTCAGTCAGCTTTGCTGCAGAAATCAAAAAAGTAGTATCGATTCCGGTAATTGCAGTAGGAAGAATCAATGATCCGCTTATTGCGGAATCAGTACTTTTATCAGATAAAGCAGATTTAATCTCCATGGGCAGAGCAGCTTTAGCCGATCCTGAACTTCCGAATAAAGCAAAAGAAGGAAAGCTTGATGAAATCCTTCCATGCATAGGCTGTGTGCAAGGCTGTATAGGAAGATTACTCAAAGGGCTGGATATATGCTGCTTAGTAAACCCTTCCACAGGAAAAGAAAAAGAATTTGCGGTAGAGCCGGCGAAAGAAAAGAAAAAGGTATTTGTGGCGGGAGGCGGCATCGCCGGCATGCAATCGGCGATCATTGCTGCTAAACGCGGCCACGAGGTCCATTTATATGAAAAAGGAGACAAATTAGGCGGGCAATGGTTATTAGCGGCCGTTCCTCCAAGCAAAACGGAGTTAAACACATTAACGATATGGTTAAAAGCGCAATTGGATAAACTGGGAGTTCATGTACATCTGAAAACAGAATTAAATGAAAACATTATAGAAAACGAAAATCCTGATGCGGTTATTATTGCTACGGGCGCTAAACCATTCGTGCCAAACATCCCTGGCGTTAACTTGCCAGAAGTGGTGCTTGCTCAAGATGTACTGGCAGGCAAAAAAGATGTTGGCCAATCAGTAGTAGTGGTAGGCGGAGGATTGGTGGGTGCAGAGACTGCAGCGCACCTGGCAAATCACGGAAAGAAAGTTGTTATTATTGAAATGCAAAAAGAAATTGTAAAAGACGGTGAACCAGCAGTTAAATATTTCCTTTTAAAAGATTTACAAGAACATAATGTGGAAATTATTACATCTGCTACAGTCAAAGAAATTAAGCAAGGTTCAATTACCTTTGAAAAAGATCATGTCATGAAAGAAATTAGAGATGTGGATAATGTTGTTATTGCTGTAGGGTCAAAACCTGAAAATACACTTGCGGATAAACTGCAAGGCAAGGTGGAAAAACTTATTACTGTAGGAGATGCTTTAAAAGTAAGAAAGGCGATCGAAGCTATGGAAGAAGGTTACAGAGCGGGATTAGCGGTATAA
- a CDS encoding SIS domain-containing protein has translation MIEHYFQKVSERLELVLKHEKDNLKKAAYAVSEAIQKGGIIQLFGCGHSHILTEEVFYRAGGLASIKPIFFEPLMLHEGAVRSAMLERRNDFAQKFIEHEDIRPEDVFFVLSTSGRNPVPIDVALTAKEKGAYTIAITSLEYAKSQPSRHKSGKLLYEVVDLVINNHSVKGDAILSHKNVSVPFSPTSTVVGSAILNAIFAEAIVFMAESGLEPPIFLSGNMEGADEHNNRLIAKYKERIPVLVGAS, from the coding sequence GTGATCGAGCATTATTTTCAAAAGGTCAGCGAACGTCTGGAACTCGTTTTAAAACATGAAAAGGACAATCTTAAAAAAGCCGCTTATGCAGTAAGTGAAGCCATTCAGAAAGGTGGAATTATTCAACTGTTCGGATGTGGTCACTCTCACATTTTAACGGAAGAAGTGTTTTACCGTGCTGGCGGGCTTGCGTCAATTAAGCCAATATTTTTTGAGCCGCTTATGCTGCATGAAGGGGCGGTCCGTTCGGCAATGTTGGAGAGAAGGAATGATTTTGCACAAAAGTTTATCGAGCATGAAGATATTCGTCCTGAAGATGTGTTTTTTGTTTTGTCCACATCGGGGCGCAACCCAGTTCCGATTGACGTTGCGCTGACGGCTAAAGAGAAGGGGGCTTATACAATTGCCATTACATCCTTGGAATATGCAAAAAGCCAGCCCTCACGCCATAAAAGTGGTAAGTTGTTATACGAGGTAGTGGATCTTGTTATTAATAATCATTCCGTGAAAGGGGACGCAATTTTATCCCACAAAAATGTTTCCGTTCCGTTTTCTCCTACCTCTACTGTTGTTGGAAGCGCGATTTTAAATGCTATTTTTGCTGAAGCGATTGTCTTCATGGCGGAAAGCGGTTTGGAGCCGCCGATCTTTTTAAGTGGCAATATGGAAGGGGCGGATGAACATAACAACAGATTAATTGCAAAATACAAGGAAAGAATTCCTGTTTTAGTAGGGGCAAGTTAA
- a CDS encoding CBO0543 family protein, giving the protein MPIVKHSKKWNWRSSPKTPSFIRAKRAPAYIATLVFASWIGTYLDLYFVGNGWYYFPHRPFPAVFSIDLSFTLIGLPLFATVFLYAMAKLRPWQRGWFLITISLLMTWIEKQAETIGWFVHSSEWKHTYSFVGYSLFMAMVWKFYRWMSPL; this is encoded by the coding sequence ATGCCTATTGTGAAACACTCGAAAAAATGGAACTGGCGATCATCGCCAAAAACGCCTTCTTTCATTCGCGCTAAACGCGCGCCGGCTTATATTGCTACGCTTGTCTTTGCCTCATGGATTGGAACATATTTAGACCTTTATTTTGTCGGAAATGGATGGTATTATTTTCCGCATAGACCATTCCCAGCTGTTTTTTCCATTGATCTTTCCTTCACTTTAATCGGCCTGCCGCTCTTTGCCACTGTTTTTCTTTACGCAATGGCCAAGCTGCGCCCGTGGCAACGAGGATGGTTTCTCATCACAATAAGCCTGCTAATGACATGGATCGAAAAGCAGGCAGAGACAATAGGATGGTTTGTCCACAGCTCCGAATGGAAACATACGTATTCGTTTGTCGGGTATTCGCTGTTTATGGCGATGGTCTGGAAGTTTTATCGCTGGATGAGTCCGCTCTAG
- a CDS encoding amino acid permease has product MENNHQHLKKGLLPRHVQLIALAGMIGTGIFKGSSDTLNIAGPSVVFSYLLGGLLLFIVMSALAEMAIVFPNLNVQHLVYKAFGFHISFIVGWLYWVNWTIVTIVEILAAGSFLKYWFPSVPLWLLSFFCTVLIIGMNLFHVKYYGEIEFWFAGIKIAALTAFIILGFGILFGIIPSAIDDPLSNYTEHGGFFPHGIGGMLSALLVVMFSYGGAELIGVAVTETKDAEKVLPKVIKGTVWRVILFYILPILIICGLMPWNNVSGEDSPFVQVLNITGLPGAAHIMNFVLLTAVLSAANTGIYATSRMLYSMAQNGEAPKRLLKVSKHGIPINGITIVTICILIGVFFAYMAPDRVISYFMTIPGFTVLLVWISICLAQLKLRSQYTEQPFFQVKWFPYTTILAVISLATIFISFIFNKDNIIGSTVCLAIVFLLAAFSFAIGNNREKNDEA; this is encoded by the coding sequence ATGGAAAACAATCATCAACATTTAAAGAAAGGGTTGCTACCAAGGCACGTGCAGCTTATTGCTTTGGCAGGCATGATTGGAACAGGCATTTTTAAAGGAAGTTCGGATACGCTGAATATAGCGGGGCCAAGCGTCGTTTTCTCTTACTTATTAGGCGGCCTGCTGCTGTTTATTGTAATGTCGGCATTAGCGGAAATGGCCATTGTCTTTCCTAACTTAAACGTCCAGCACCTTGTATATAAAGCGTTTGGATTTCATATCTCCTTTATCGTAGGATGGCTTTATTGGGTCAATTGGACGATTGTCACCATTGTCGAAATTTTAGCGGCAGGAAGCTTCCTAAAATATTGGTTTCCATCCGTGCCGTTATGGCTTTTAAGTTTCTTTTGCACCGTCTTGATCATCGGAATGAACTTGTTTCATGTAAAATACTATGGGGAAATTGAATTTTGGTTCGCAGGGATTAAAATTGCCGCATTAACCGCTTTTATTATTTTAGGCTTTGGCATTTTATTCGGAATCATTCCAAGCGCTATCGATGATCCGTTGTCCAACTACACAGAACACGGTGGGTTCTTCCCGCATGGAATCGGAGGAATGTTGAGCGCCCTCTTAGTCGTCATGTTTTCATATGGCGGTGCTGAATTAATTGGCGTCGCTGTGACGGAAACGAAAGACGCCGAGAAGGTGTTGCCAAAAGTCATTAAAGGAACCGTATGGAGAGTCATTCTTTTTTATATTCTCCCTATTCTTATTATATGCGGATTAATGCCATGGAATAACGTTTCGGGGGAAGACAGCCCGTTTGTTCAAGTATTGAACATAACAGGGCTGCCCGGAGCAGCGCATATTATGAATTTTGTTCTTTTAACCGCCGTTTTATCCGCGGCAAACACGGGAATATACGCAACTTCCAGAATGTTATATTCCATGGCGCAAAACGGGGAAGCGCCAAAAAGGTTATTAAAGGTTTCCAAACACGGAATACCGATAAACGGCATTACCATCGTCACCATCTGTATATTGATCGGGGTATTTTTCGCTTATATGGCTCCCGATCGGGTCATCAGCTATTTCATGACGATCCCCGGTTTTACCGTTCTTTTAGTATGGATAAGCATTTGCTTGGCTCAACTAAAGCTTCGTTCCCAATATACGGAACAACCGTTTTTCCAAGTTAAATGGTTTCCGTACACAACGATATTAGCGGTCATCTCTTTAGCGACCATTTTCATCTCTTTTATATTTAACAAAGATAATATAATCGGTTCTACCGTTTGCCTCGCCATCGTGTTTCTGCTTGCCGCGTTTTCCTTCGCGATCGGCAACAACAGAGAAAAAAACGATGAGGCATAA
- a CDS encoding IS256 family transposase: MAQYHITLNDELLHGLFTRDEGLAKLLEQVLNQILEAQVEEQLGARRYERTEERKGYRNGSYPRQLTTRVGRLTLRVPRTRDGEFSTELFQRYQRSEQALVLALMEMVVNGVSTRKITQITEELCGTSFSKSTVSSLCKGLDPIIQDWNYRSLHEHVYPFVLVDAIYTKVREDGRVRSSAVLIATGVNEEGYREILGLQIGNSESESSWSEFFGWLKDRGLRGVDLIISDQHGGLVQAIEKHFQGATWQRCQTHFIRNILDAAPKYMQDALLEEIRGILHAPNKQTARLLLEQVLAKWEEKVPKAMQILEEGFEDATAVLDYPDRYRRRLRTTNGVERLNEEIRRRERVIRIFPNRESVYRLVGAVLIEIDEKWMSGRKYLDMAEYWQWRKTKEQGVRSVNQVAPAIKRVG, translated from the coding sequence ATGGCTCAATATCATATTACCCTAAATGATGAACTTTTGCACGGGTTATTCACCAGAGATGAGGGATTAGCTAAGCTATTGGAACAAGTCCTCAATCAAATCCTCGAGGCACAAGTGGAAGAACAGCTGGGAGCTCGCCGTTATGAACGAACGGAAGAACGAAAAGGCTATCGAAACGGTTCGTATCCACGCCAGCTGACGACCCGGGTGGGACGGTTGACCTTGCGCGTTCCACGGACAAGAGATGGGGAGTTCTCTACGGAGCTGTTCCAACGGTATCAACGGAGCGAACAAGCACTGGTACTGGCACTAATGGAAATGGTGGTAAACGGGGTGTCTACCCGAAAAATCACTCAAATCACGGAGGAATTATGCGGCACTTCGTTTTCCAAGTCCACGGTCTCCTCACTGTGCAAGGGACTGGATCCGATTATCCAAGACTGGAATTACCGTTCCCTTCATGAACACGTGTATCCGTTTGTGCTAGTAGATGCTATTTATACGAAAGTCCGGGAGGATGGACGAGTACGCTCCAGTGCCGTGTTGATCGCTACAGGAGTGAATGAGGAAGGATATCGGGAAATTCTTGGCCTGCAAATCGGAAACAGTGAATCGGAGTCCAGCTGGAGCGAGTTCTTCGGATGGCTGAAAGATCGGGGACTCCGGGGAGTGGACTTGATCATCTCGGATCAGCACGGTGGGCTGGTGCAAGCCATTGAAAAGCATTTCCAAGGCGCTACATGGCAACGATGCCAGACACATTTTATTCGCAATATCCTCGACGCCGCACCAAAGTATATGCAGGATGCCTTGCTCGAGGAGATTCGTGGGATTCTTCATGCTCCAAATAAGCAAACGGCCCGGCTGTTATTGGAACAAGTGCTGGCCAAATGGGAAGAAAAAGTCCCAAAAGCCATGCAAATCCTCGAAGAGGGATTCGAAGACGCCACCGCCGTATTGGACTATCCGGACCGTTATCGGCGGCGTCTGCGCACGACCAACGGAGTGGAACGGCTGAACGAAGAAATTCGCCGCAGAGAACGGGTCATCCGCATCTTTCCGAACCGGGAATCGGTGTATCGCCTCGTTGGTGCCGTGTTGATCGAAATCGATGAAAAATGGATGTCAGGGCGCAAATACTTGGATATGGCTGAATATTGGCAGTGGCGGAAAACGAAAGAGCAAGGAGTCCGATCGGTGAATCAGGTGGCTCCGGCGATCAAGAGAGTGGGATAA
- a CDS encoding ATP-grasp domain-containing protein: protein MILINDQIISPILVESIQELNVPVFKQGNRSEMLKALKGMEAEEFFPLITEQQKLLTNSESCLALLESYAPDSVQNHWAKQLKDKGAFRQILSSMYPDYFYKVVSLDELNKISVEDIPFPVVIKPSKGYSSVGVYKVKSADQWEDTLHKLSTDLLLIKNIYNKEVINGESILIEKWIFGEEYAVDGYYDHDGNPVILNIFKRLFQDEYDTSDRIYYTSKQVIHEIYDDILTFMHKFRKIVPVKNFPIHFEVRKSNHTIIPIEMNPLRFAGAGTTDLGYYAYGCNVYKHYFQGTSPDWEEVLRDMDDSIYSFFCAEIPMDISQNLIKSINHQSFKKQFQQILEYREIQATNDRTFAIVFFRSETMEELYRLLQMDLRPFITLKEIEHLRER, encoded by the coding sequence GTGATTCTCATCAATGATCAAATCATTTCTCCTATTCTAGTCGAATCGATACAAGAACTTAATGTTCCTGTTTTCAAACAAGGTAACCGTTCCGAAATGTTAAAAGCATTAAAGGGAATGGAAGCTGAGGAGTTTTTCCCTCTTATTACTGAGCAGCAAAAGTTATTGACGAATTCAGAGAGCTGCTTAGCACTGCTTGAATCTTATGCTCCTGATAGCGTTCAAAATCATTGGGCAAAACAATTAAAAGATAAAGGAGCATTCCGCCAAATTCTTTCTAGTATGTATCCTGATTACTTTTATAAGGTAGTCAGCCTAGACGAGCTTAATAAAATTTCGGTAGAGGATATTCCTTTTCCTGTTGTGATTAAGCCAAGCAAAGGATATTCCAGCGTGGGAGTGTATAAAGTAAAAAGTGCAGATCAGTGGGAGGATACTTTACATAAATTAAGTACAGATCTGCTTCTTATAAAAAACATTTATAACAAAGAAGTAATTAACGGAGAGAGCATTTTAATTGAAAAATGGATATTCGGAGAAGAATATGCTGTTGACGGTTATTACGATCACGATGGCAATCCGGTGATTTTAAACATTTTTAAACGTTTGTTTCAAGACGAATATGATACGTCGGATCGAATCTACTATACATCCAAGCAAGTTATCCATGAAATTTACGATGACATATTAACTTTTATGCATAAGTTTAGGAAAATTGTCCCAGTGAAGAATTTCCCGATTCACTTTGAAGTGAGAAAAAGTAATCATACCATCATTCCGATTGAAATGAATCCGCTCCGATTTGCTGGGGCGGGAACAACAGATCTTGGATATTATGCTTATGGATGCAATGTGTATAAGCATTATTTTCAAGGCACAAGCCCAGATTGGGAAGAAGTGCTTCGCGACATGGATGATAGTATCTATAGTTTCTTCTGCGCGGAAATCCCGATGGATATTTCACAAAATCTTATAAAATCCATTAACCATCAGTCGTTTAAAAAGCAATTTCAACAAATTTTAGAGTACAGAGAAATACAAGCAACAAATGATAGAACATTTGCCATTGTCTTTTTTAGAAGCGAAACAATGGAGGAGCTTTATCGATTACTGCAAATGGATTTACGTCCATTTATCACATTAAAGGAAATCGAACATTTGAGGGAGAGGTAG
- a CDS encoding HXXEE domain-containing protein: MIEVVLEWLDAHLHLISVFWLFPILFMFHDFEEILTVEKWTKQNKEHVLAVLPKSMRKYFYSSFHMTTLQFANDVFWIFLTITTATFLAVIFSFYYIFLMLLFIFFAHVFTHLGQALYLRKYTPGVITSIVLVLPYSSYTYYRLLKEQVIGGTDILWSMIGAIIILPILFLFLVNKRNKVTKKVAEDRSNVKY; the protein is encoded by the coding sequence GTGATTGAAGTGGTATTGGAATGGTTGGATGCTCACCTTCATTTGATTAGTGTGTTTTGGTTATTTCCCATTTTGTTTATGTTTCATGATTTTGAAGAGATTTTGACGGTGGAGAAATGGACCAAACAGAACAAAGAACATGTTCTCGCGGTTTTACCTAAATCCATGCGGAAATATTTTTATAGTAGTTTTCATATGACAACTCTCCAATTTGCGAACGATGTATTTTGGATTTTTCTTACCATCACAACAGCGACATTTTTAGCCGTCATTTTCTCTTTTTACTATATTTTTTTAATGTTACTGTTTATCTTTTTTGCCCATGTATTCACACATTTAGGGCAAGCGCTCTATCTAAGAAAATACACTCCTGGTGTAATCACTTCCATCGTTCTTGTGCTCCCCTATTCTTCTTATACCTACTATCGATTACTAAAAGAACAAGTCATAGGCGGCACAGATATATTGTGGAGTATGATTGGAGCTATCATTATCTTGCCAATATTATTTCTTTTTCTGGTGAATAAAAGAAATAAAGTTACAAAAAAAGTTGCGGAAGATCGTAGTAATGTAAAATATTGA
- a CDS encoding NAD(P)/FAD-dependent oxidoreductase, which produces MTSCIVIGGGILGASTAYHLAKEGAAVTLIDRGDKGQATDAAAGIVCPWVSQRRNKLWYRLAKGGARFYPALIEELKSCGETETGYARVGAICLHIEEEKLQKIEERALQRREDAPEMGEITRLSPKETKALFPPLAEKYSSIHVSGAARVNGRALRDSLIRAAQKLGATYIRGSAKLIHHGAQVIGVEVEGRQYVGDAVIATAGAWSKELLLPLGIEFLVTPQRAQIVHLERPERDTDNWPVIMPPNNQYLLAFNDGRIVVGATHEDGVGFDCRITAGGLHEVLDKALTVAPGLANCTHLETRVGFRPYTPGFLPVFGTLPGFKGIYVANGLGASGLTAGPYLGSELAKLVLGKPTELDPSDYNVAGAIKHSE; this is translated from the coding sequence ATGACATCATGCATAGTCATTGGAGGCGGAATTTTAGGAGCGTCTACCGCTTATCACTTGGCAAAGGAAGGAGCTGCTGTCACGTTAATAGATAGAGGTGACAAAGGCCAAGCAACAGATGCCGCAGCTGGAATTGTTTGTCCATGGGTTTCCCAGCGCCGGAATAAGCTTTGGTATCGCTTAGCGAAAGGCGGAGCGAGATTTTATCCTGCTTTAATCGAAGAATTGAAATCCTGCGGTGAAACGGAAACGGGATATGCGCGTGTAGGAGCCATCTGTCTCCATATAGAAGAAGAGAAGCTTCAAAAGATTGAGGAAAGAGCATTACAACGTCGTGAAGACGCGCCAGAAATGGGCGAAATTACGCGGCTGTCTCCGAAGGAAACAAAAGCGCTATTTCCGCCGTTAGCTGAGAAGTATAGCTCCATTCATGTCAGCGGCGCCGCTCGCGTTAATGGAAGAGCCCTTCGCGATTCCTTAATTCGGGCAGCGCAAAAGCTTGGGGCCACTTATATCAGAGGAAGCGCAAAACTTATCCATCATGGTGCCCAAGTAATCGGTGTCGAAGTGGAAGGAAGACAATATGTAGGAGATGCCGTCATTGCAACAGCCGGTGCATGGTCAAAAGAGCTGCTTCTGCCATTAGGCATTGAATTTTTAGTAACGCCGCAAAGAGCACAAATCGTTCACCTTGAAAGGCCAGAACGGGATACAGACAACTGGCCCGTTATCATGCCGCCAAACAACCAATATCTCCTTGCCTTTAACGACGGCCGCATCGTTGTCGGGGCAACGCATGAAGATGGGGTCGGCTTCGATTGCAGAATAACGGCTGGCGGTTTGCACGAAGTATTAGACAAAGCTTTAACCGTAGCTCCAGGGCTGGCAAATTGCACTCATCTTGAAACAAGAGTCGGTTTTCGTCCATACACTCCTGGGTTTCTTCCGGTCTTTGGAACGCTTCCTGGTTTTAAAGGCATCTATGTGGCCAACGGGCTGGGCGCATCCGGACTGACAGCAGGCCCTTACCTGGGTTCGGAACTGGCAAAGCTCGTGCTCGGCAAGCCAACAGAATTGGACCCTTCTGACTACAATGTCGCCGGCGCCATAAAACATAGCGAATAA
- a CDS encoding DUF2515 domain-containing protein, producing the protein MFWTKKKTPSLSPMLLEIKNELKKKRKGMSNIGKEANLAMEEKRLVQQITAQTKEKNENNVTRTAAYLDFYKRHPEIHWAFLGHMVSRNGGWNMTDLKGELLLYLLTEKEQQSFFTFLERGNWLIFQDIYPQFLLYEESKKRRKPLFYLLPMFHVSTFMETIWNHFWYYGDPSILTIALVINEQNYLEKRVIQNPVFQKSVLHTIEFKLQDFLSFNHILFPYEDQQGKTVLIGQTLHQFHSLHERILLGKRLYSLLFQNNDTLEKVVRWAFLHPHTGTRKDYWPHLFNDVCESAPRQPYRRRIKDCQIQPGVPRIYSPQLLYAWKNVVHEEAERGDWFEDWNVVEYLAESNGQINGEITNAYCETLEKMELAIIAKNAFFHSR; encoded by the coding sequence ATGTTTTGGACAAAAAAGAAAACTCCTTCCCTCTCTCCAATGCTTCTTGAAATCAAAAATGAGTTAAAGAAAAAGCGGAAAGGGATGAGCAACATTGGAAAAGAGGCCAATCTAGCAATGGAAGAAAAACGGCTTGTACAGCAAATAACAGCCCAGACGAAAGAGAAAAACGAAAACAATGTCACAAGAACAGCGGCATACCTAGACTTTTACAAACGCCATCCAGAAATTCACTGGGCTTTTTTAGGACATATGGTATCGAGAAACGGTGGCTGGAATATGACGGATTTAAAAGGGGAGCTGTTGCTGTATTTGTTGACCGAGAAAGAACAGCAATCTTTTTTCACCTTCTTAGAACGGGGAAACTGGCTTATTTTTCAAGATATTTATCCGCAATTTTTGCTGTATGAAGAAAGTAAAAAACGAAGAAAACCGCTGTTTTATCTTCTTCCAATGTTTCACGTATCAACCTTCATGGAAACGATTTGGAACCATTTTTGGTACTACGGCGATCCTTCTATTCTCACCATCGCCCTGGTCATTAACGAACAAAATTATTTGGAAAAACGCGTTATTCAAAATCCCGTTTTTCAAAAAAGCGTCCTCCATACAATCGAGTTCAAACTGCAAGATTTCCTTAGCTTCAATCATATTTTGTTTCCGTACGAAGATCAACAAGGAAAGACGGTTCTCATCGGTCAAACGCTCCATCAGTTCCATTCGCTGCATGAACGGATTTTATTAGGAAAGCGGCTGTACTCGCTGCTGTTTCAAAACAACGACACATTGGAAAAGGTGGTTCGCTGGGCCTTCCTTCATCCCCATACCGGGACAAGGAAAGATTATTGGCCACATTTGTTCAATGATGTCTGTGAATCGGCACCAAGGCAACCGTACCGCCGGCGGATTAAAGATTGTCAAATACAACCGGGAGTTCCCCGAATTTACAGTCCGCAACTTCTATACGCATGGAAAAATGTTGTCCATGAAGAAGCGGAGCGCGGCGATTGGTTTGAAGATTGGAATGTGGTGGAATACCTCGCGGAATCAAACGGACAAATAAATGGAGAGATTACCAATGCCTATTGTGAAACACTCGAAAAAATGGAACTGGCGATCATCGCCAAAAACGCCTTCTTTCATTCGCGCTAA
- a CDS encoding DUF1572 family protein, whose product MSNNPSVASEYLRVVKTRFESMKNTAEKAFEQLDDRGLFWSPNDNSNSIAVIVKHMSGNMVSRWTDFFHSDGEKPYRDRDGEFENTISSREELYEVWNKGWDVFLKALDTIKEEHLLQIIYIRSEPHTIIEAIERQMYHYSYHIGQIVYIAKQLKSDDWKSLTIPKKKMNN is encoded by the coding sequence ATGTCCAACAATCCATCTGTAGCTTCGGAATATCTAAGAGTTGTTAAAACACGATTTGAAAGCATGAAAAATACAGCAGAAAAAGCATTCGAACAACTTGACGACCGAGGCTTATTTTGGTCGCCTAATGATAACTCCAACAGTATAGCAGTAATTGTTAAGCATATGAGCGGAAATATGGTTTCACGATGGACAGATTTTTTCCATTCAGATGGCGAAAAACCATATAGAGATAGGGATGGAGAATTTGAAAATACCATTTCAAGCCGTGAGGAGTTATACGAAGTTTGGAATAAAGGTTGGGATGTATTCTTAAAAGCTTTAGACACGATTAAAGAAGAACATCTTCTTCAGATCATTTATATTCGAAGTGAACCACATACTATTATCGAAGCGATTGAAAGACAAATGTATCATTATTCTTATCATATTGGGCAAATAGTTTATATCGCGAAACAACTTAAATCTGATGACTGGAAGAGCTTAACAATTCCTAAAAAGAAAATGAATAATTGA